A window of the Streptomyces luomodiensis genome harbors these coding sequences:
- a CDS encoding sensor histidine kinase — protein MVRLLLPLTHALTYTRWLHLLVGAIVPFVCAMVYPGLSSPSPGDWVLIAVLPVPLVLAVAMVPSARRAEGLQARLMLFPGPLARVRSDEEPGVSAAPSASWSDRARTAVWMVLRLETGLVIALVTGQLMALSLSLAGAAAGDPGFADPLVRVSGGSWGYVLLAPVPVLALVAVAAGAGALMAQAARRLLGPSLKERLSALEERTERLLEGNRIARELHDTLGHALTLAVVQAGAARAAADPEFTDRALETIEETGRAALEDLERVLAGLRETGRPLGSRPALDEAGRLLESARSSGARVDAEVTGPLEKLPGPVSREAYRMLQEALTNVLRHAGPVRVGVRIAVEEAWLRLEVRNPLAEAASAVSAAGVGGGSGLRGIRERATLLGGEARAGQDGREWLLHVDLPLR, from the coding sequence ATGGTGCGCCTCCTTCTGCCGCTGACCCATGCGCTCACCTACACCCGCTGGCTTCACCTGCTGGTGGGAGCGATCGTGCCGTTCGTCTGCGCCATGGTCTATCCGGGGCTGAGCAGTCCGTCGCCGGGGGACTGGGTGCTGATCGCGGTCCTTCCGGTCCCCTTGGTCCTGGCCGTCGCCATGGTGCCCTCGGCTCGCCGCGCGGAGGGGCTGCAAGCGCGACTGATGCTGTTCCCCGGTCCGCTCGCACGCGTGAGGAGCGACGAGGAGCCGGGTGTCTCCGCCGCTCCGTCCGCTTCGTGGTCCGACCGGGCCAGAACCGCTGTCTGGATGGTGCTGCGGCTGGAAACGGGGCTCGTCATCGCGCTGGTGACGGGGCAGTTGATGGCCCTGTCGCTGTCGCTGGCCGGGGCGGCCGCCGGGGATCCGGGTTTCGCCGACCCGCTCGTGCGCGTTTCCGGCGGCAGCTGGGGATACGTCCTGCTGGCACCGGTGCCCGTGCTGGCGCTGGTCGCGGTGGCCGCCGGGGCAGGCGCGCTCATGGCTCAGGCTGCCCGGCGGCTGCTCGGGCCGTCGCTCAAGGAGCGTCTGTCGGCGTTGGAGGAGCGCACCGAGCGGCTGCTGGAAGGCAACCGCATCGCACGGGAGTTGCACGACACCCTCGGCCATGCGCTGACCCTCGCCGTGGTGCAGGCGGGTGCCGCCCGCGCGGCAGCCGACCCGGAGTTCACCGACCGGGCGCTGGAGACCATCGAGGAGACGGGCCGGGCCGCGCTGGAAGACCTGGAACGCGTTCTGGCCGGGCTGCGCGAGACGGGGCGGCCCCTGGGTAGCCGCCCCGCTCTCGACGAGGCGGGCCGGTTGCTGGAGTCCGCGCGGTCCTCGGGTGCGCGGGTCGACGCCGAGGTGACGGGACCGTTGGAGAAGCTGCCGGGGCCCGTCTCCCGTGAGGCCTACCGGATGCTCCAGGAGGCCCTCACCAATGTGCTGCGGCACGCGGGCCCCGTCCGGGTCGGCGTCCGTATCGCCGTGGAGGAGGCGTGGCTACGGCTCGAGGTGCGCAACCCGCTGGCCGAGGCGGCATCAGCGGTATCGGCGGCCGGCGTGGGCGGCGGCAGCGGGCTGCGCGGAATCCGCGAGCGCGCCACGCTGCTCGGAGGCGAGGCCCGAGCGGGACAGGACGGCCGCGAGTGGCTGCTGCACGTCGACCTGCCGCTGCGATGA
- a CDS encoding DedA family protein — protein sequence MHLMTLALPQEPSGGIAGWAADLVDAMGGPGAGLAIALENLFPPLPSEVILPLTGFAAGQGVISLASALFWTTLGSAVGALVLYWIGMLVGRRRMYAIWARLPLVKASDLERTEKWFQKHGTKAVFLGRMVPIFRSLISIPAGIERMPLPVFALLTTLGSLIWNAVLVMAGYWLGDQWDEVESYVGVLSKAVLVLVVVALAVYVVVRFRGRDRQGRHRTS from the coding sequence ATGCACTTGATGACCCTGGCCCTGCCTCAGGAGCCCTCGGGCGGCATCGCCGGCTGGGCCGCGGACCTCGTGGACGCGATGGGCGGGCCGGGAGCCGGTCTGGCCATCGCGCTGGAGAACCTGTTCCCGCCGCTGCCCAGTGAGGTGATCCTGCCCCTGACCGGCTTCGCGGCGGGGCAAGGCGTGATCAGCCTGGCCTCGGCGCTGTTCTGGACCACACTCGGCTCGGCCGTGGGGGCCCTGGTCCTGTACTGGATCGGCATGCTGGTCGGCCGCCGGCGCATGTACGCGATCTGGGCGAGGCTGCCGCTGGTGAAGGCGTCGGACCTGGAGCGTACGGAGAAGTGGTTCCAGAAGCACGGCACCAAGGCGGTGTTCCTCGGCCGCATGGTGCCGATCTTCCGCAGCCTCATCTCCATCCCGGCCGGGATCGAGCGCATGCCGCTGCCGGTTTTCGCCCTGCTGACCACGCTGGGCAGCCTGATCTGGAACGCGGTGCTGGTGATGGCCGGTTACTGGCTGGGCGACCAGTGGGACGAGGTGGAGTCCTACGTCGGCGTCCTGTCCAAGGCCGTCCTGGTCCTGGTCGTGGTGGCTCTCGCGGTCTACGTGGTCGTGCGCTTCCGCGGCCGTGACCGGCAGGGGCGGCACCGCACGTCATGA
- a CDS encoding sensor histidine kinase, translated as MQGDLTNIATHGLLPGSSGQSSAQGAVTAARAPSWPRKIPGMLVGCCTALLGCVYLLIVGLAVAVFLPWPRTRSRALAVLMSGARRITALDRGRRFIFFGDRFPEHYKASDQKVLRYLAIHSYMGLVCSVVVGLLGVGAILAAVLAVRLFQGYLDLPELLTQLLLGGVLLFLDVQGIYSLMALDARLARECFGPSEGELLRQRIDELATSRAAVVQAVDAERRRIERDLHDGIQQRLVALAMLLGRARRSRGRSPEQVDALLRQAHQESQEVITELREAAWRVYPSALDSLGLEEALSGVSERCSLPIRMDFEVGRPLPQAVETAAYFVVSECVTNAAKHSGATAVSVGLALHGGVLVVRIQDNGGGGADPAGSGLTGLRGRVGALDGLLHIDSPLGGPTTITAELPCA; from the coding sequence GTGCAGGGGGATTTGACCAATATCGCCACCCATGGCCTGTTACCCGGCTCATCCGGCCAGAGTTCCGCCCAGGGCGCCGTCACGGCGGCGAGGGCACCGTCGTGGCCGCGCAAGATCCCGGGGATGCTCGTCGGCTGTTGCACGGCCCTGCTCGGATGTGTGTACCTGCTGATCGTCGGCCTGGCCGTGGCGGTCTTCCTGCCGTGGCCGCGCACCCGGTCCCGCGCCCTGGCCGTCCTCATGTCCGGAGCCCGCCGGATCACCGCGCTGGACCGGGGGCGCCGCTTCATCTTCTTCGGCGACCGCTTCCCCGAGCACTACAAGGCGTCCGACCAGAAGGTCCTGCGCTATCTGGCGATCCACAGCTACATGGGGCTGGTGTGCAGCGTCGTGGTCGGCCTGTTGGGCGTCGGCGCCATTCTGGCCGCGGTGCTGGCCGTGCGGCTCTTCCAGGGCTATCTCGACCTGCCGGAGCTCCTCACCCAGTTGTTGCTCGGGGGTGTGCTGCTCTTCCTCGACGTGCAGGGCATCTACTCGCTGATGGCGCTGGACGCCCGGCTGGCGCGCGAGTGCTTCGGGCCTTCCGAGGGGGAGTTGCTGCGGCAGCGCATCGACGAACTGGCCACCAGCCGGGCCGCGGTCGTCCAGGCGGTCGACGCCGAGCGCCGCCGCATCGAGCGCGACCTCCATGACGGCATCCAGCAGCGCCTGGTGGCGCTCGCCATGCTGCTCGGCCGGGCGCGCCGCAGCCGCGGCCGCAGCCCCGAGCAGGTGGACGCGTTGCTGCGGCAGGCGCATCAGGAGTCCCAAGAGGTCATCACCGAACTGCGCGAGGCGGCCTGGCGGGTCTATCCCTCGGCACTGGACAGCCTGGGACTGGAGGAGGCGCTCAGCGGGGTCTCCGAGCGGTGCTCCCTCCCCATCCGCATGGATTTCGAGGTCGGCCGCCCGTTGCCGCAAGCGGTGGAGACCGCCGCGTACTTCGTGGTGTCGGAGTGCGTGACCAACGCCGCCAAGCACTCCGGCGCCACGGCCGTCTCCGTGGGGCTCGCACTGCACGGCGGGGTGCTCGTGGTGCGGATCCAGGACAACGGCGGCGGCGGAGCCGATCCGGCGGGCAGCGGACTGACCGGGCTGCGCGGCCGGGTGGGCGCGCTCGACGGTCTGCTCCACATCGACAGCCCCCTCGGGGGACCCACGACCATTACCGCGGAGCTTCCATGCGCCTGA
- a CDS encoding response regulator transcription factor, with amino-acid sequence MRLIIAEDSTLLREGLVRLLLEEGHEVVAAVGDAVSLMKEVEERTPDMVVVDIRMPPTHTDDGLRAALEIRKRWPTIGLLVLSQHVERNYAAQLLASNAERVGYLLKDRVAQIDEFLDALERIHAGGAAIDPEVVRQLVIRTTHGDPLARLSPRERSVLGALAQGHTNTAIAQKLHISLSSVEKNLNTIFDKLELSHTTGYSRRILAVLRYLES; translated from the coding sequence ATGCGCCTGATCATCGCGGAGGACTCGACCCTGCTACGAGAGGGACTGGTGCGTCTGCTCCTGGAGGAGGGTCATGAGGTCGTCGCGGCGGTGGGCGACGCGGTGTCCCTGATGAAGGAGGTCGAGGAGAGGACGCCCGACATGGTCGTCGTCGACATCCGCATGCCGCCGACCCACACCGACGACGGGCTGCGGGCCGCGCTGGAGATCCGCAAGCGCTGGCCCACCATCGGTCTGCTCGTGCTGTCGCAGCACGTGGAGCGCAACTACGCGGCTCAGCTCCTGGCCTCCAACGCGGAGCGGGTCGGCTATCTGCTGAAGGACCGTGTCGCCCAGATCGACGAGTTCCTGGACGCGCTGGAGCGGATCCACGCGGGTGGCGCGGCCATCGACCCCGAGGTGGTGCGTCAGCTGGTCATCCGTACCACGCACGGTGACCCGCTCGCCCGGCTCTCGCCGCGCGAGCGCAGCGTCCTGGGGGCGCTGGCGCAGGGCCACACCAACACGGCCATCGCGCAGAAGCTGCACATCTCACTGAGTTCGGTGGAGAAGAACCTCAATACGATCTTCGACAAGCTCGAACTGTCGCACACCACCGGCTACAGCCGGCGGATCCTGGCGGTCCTGCGGTATCTGGAGTCCTGA
- a CDS encoding ornithine cyclodeaminase family protein, which translates to MSHREASQGETMETAVITRQHVAKIVQEKGLDLFMDRMIDRLDEAFREESHRGITPARDGFLRGPENTAILEWMPHHQPGDAITIKTVAYTPTNPATHQLPTIVGTLTRYDDVTGSLLAICDGILPTAVRTGAASAIASRLLARPDSRVLGLVGAGAQAVTQAHALSRVFPLERILVHDIEPAHARSFAERAEFLGIDVRVAPVAEIEAEADIICTVTSVGVGDGPVLHGANLRPHVHINAIGADLIGKYEVPRSVLKSAFVTPDHREQALREGECQQLEDSDLGPDLPALCAAPALAKAQREKRTVFDSTGFGLEDHVAFDVLLELAEEAAIGDRVQVEHLPEDALNPYSFQ; encoded by the coding sequence ATGTCGCACCGTGAGGCAAGTCAAGGGGAAACAATGGAAACCGCGGTCATTACTCGGCAACATGTTGCCAAGATCGTTCAGGAAAAGGGGTTAGACCTTTTCATGGACAGGATGATCGACCGTCTCGACGAGGCGTTCAGAGAAGAAAGCCACCGGGGCATCACCCCGGCGCGGGATGGATTCCTGCGTGGTCCCGAGAACACGGCCATCCTGGAATGGATGCCGCACCACCAGCCCGGTGACGCGATCACCATCAAGACCGTGGCGTACACGCCCACGAATCCGGCCACCCACCAGCTGCCCACCATCGTCGGCACGCTGACCCGCTACGACGATGTGACCGGCAGCCTGCTGGCGATCTGCGACGGCATCCTGCCCACCGCCGTCCGTACCGGTGCCGCATCCGCCATCGCGAGCCGGCTGCTCGCCCGCCCCGACAGCCGGGTCCTCGGCCTCGTGGGCGCCGGTGCGCAGGCGGTGACCCAGGCCCACGCGCTCAGCCGGGTCTTCCCGCTGGAGCGCATCCTCGTCCACGACATCGAGCCCGCTCACGCCCGGTCCTTCGCCGAGCGCGCCGAATTCCTCGGCATCGACGTGCGGGTGGCACCGGTCGCGGAGATCGAGGCGGAGGCGGACATCATCTGCACCGTCACCTCGGTCGGGGTCGGTGACGGCCCGGTCCTCCACGGCGCGAACCTGCGCCCGCACGTCCACATCAACGCCATCGGCGCCGACCTGATCGGCAAGTACGAGGTGCCCCGGTCGGTGCTGAAGTCCGCCTTCGTCACCCCGGACCACCGGGAACAGGCGCTGCGTGAGGGCGAGTGCCAGCAACTCGAGGACAGCGACCTCGGCCCCGACCTGCCCGCGCTGTGCGCCGCCCCGGCGCTCGCAAAGGCGCAGCGGGAGAAGCGGACCGTCTTCGACTCGACCGGATTCGGACTGGAGGACCACGTGGCCTTCGACGTGCTCCTCGAACTCGCCGAGGAAGCCGCCATCGGCGACCGGGTGCAGGTGGAACACCTGCCGGAGGACGCGCTGAACCCGTACTCCTTCCAGTGA
- a CDS encoding MMPL family transporter, translating into MFVALCIFLGGAAGTNKLDSEESGVRESGRAGKIVASGDFPEKPEENVLITAESGGRLDRTAALRAARDVTGRMDKLSEVESVGDPVPAPNGKALLVPVTMKGDKDDAASRVVPLLDETAEADEAHPGLKIEQVGTGSTAKGMQDTIGEDFKRAELISVPLTLLILLVVFGAIIAAGVPVLLALSCVVSAMGLSALASHVLPETSAVSNVILLMGMAVGVDYSLFYLKREREERRKGKSHLDAIEIAAETSGHTVVVSGTTVIVAMAGLYLAQESTFASLATGSIIVVAVAVLGSVTVLPALLAKLGRWVDRPRVPFLWRLTMRSGESRTWQVLLRPALLRPVLTLVVSVGALLLLALPALDMKLKQPGQDDLSRDIPVVQATDRLTDAFPSEGTVHKVAVRAPADEAGQVKAALRELIARTDGNSLFAHDQQPVVKESGNHRVHTVDVGTPYAPKNPRATESLEVLREWLPQALDEVPDAESAVGGTVAQSADFTTHLEERMPWVVGFVLLLTFATMAVIFRSLAVAVSAVLLNLLSAAASFGVLVAVFQHTWAEGLLDFDSTGTVVSWLPLFLFVVLFGLSMDYHVFVVSRIREMAQEGASVKDSVREGITRSAGVVTSAAIVMVAVFSIFGTLNAVEFKQLGVGLAAAILLDAVVIRIFVLPALMTALGSWNWWPGGTGRRPSAVPAPGGNEPETATAAKAP; encoded by the coding sequence GTGTTCGTCGCCCTGTGCATCTTCCTCGGCGGCGCCGCCGGCACGAACAAACTCGATTCCGAGGAGTCCGGGGTCCGGGAGTCGGGGCGCGCGGGCAAGATCGTCGCTTCGGGGGACTTCCCCGAGAAGCCCGAGGAGAACGTGCTCATCACCGCCGAGTCGGGCGGCCGGCTGGACCGGACGGCGGCGCTGCGGGCGGCCCGGGACGTGACCGGCCGGATGGACAAGCTCTCCGAGGTGGAGAGCGTCGGTGACCCGGTCCCCGCGCCGAACGGCAAGGCCCTGCTGGTGCCGGTGACGATGAAGGGCGACAAGGACGACGCCGCGAGCCGGGTCGTACCGCTGCTCGACGAGACCGCCGAGGCCGATGAGGCCCATCCGGGGCTCAAGATCGAGCAGGTGGGCACCGGGTCGACGGCGAAGGGCATGCAGGACACCATCGGCGAGGACTTCAAGCGGGCGGAACTGATCAGCGTTCCGCTGACCCTGCTGATCCTGCTGGTGGTGTTCGGCGCGATCATCGCCGCCGGAGTGCCCGTGCTGCTCGCCCTGTCCTGTGTGGTCTCCGCGATGGGGCTGTCGGCGCTGGCCTCCCACGTCCTTCCGGAGACCAGCGCGGTGAGCAATGTCATCCTGCTCATGGGCATGGCCGTCGGCGTCGACTACTCGCTCTTCTACCTCAAGCGGGAACGCGAGGAGCGCCGTAAGGGGAAGTCCCACCTCGACGCCATCGAGATCGCCGCGGAGACGTCGGGACACACGGTCGTGGTGTCCGGCACCACCGTGATCGTGGCGATGGCCGGGCTCTACCTGGCCCAGGAGTCCACCTTCGCCTCCCTGGCCACCGGTTCCATCATCGTCGTGGCGGTCGCGGTCCTGGGCTCGGTGACCGTGCTGCCCGCCCTCCTCGCCAAGCTGGGCCGCTGGGTGGACCGCCCCCGGGTGCCGTTCCTGTGGCGGCTCACGATGCGCTCCGGCGAGTCGCGCACCTGGCAGGTGCTGCTGCGCCCGGCGCTGCTCAGGCCGGTGCTCACGCTGGTGGTGTCGGTCGGCGCGCTCCTGCTGCTCGCCCTGCCCGCACTGGACATGAAGCTCAAGCAGCCCGGCCAGGACGACCTCTCCCGGGACATCCCGGTGGTGCAGGCGACGGACCGGCTCACCGACGCCTTCCCGAGCGAGGGAACCGTGCACAAGGTGGCGGTGCGGGCTCCCGCCGACGAGGCCGGCCAGGTCAAGGCCGCCCTGCGGGAGCTGATCGCCCGCACCGACGGCAACAGCCTGTTCGCGCACGACCAGCAGCCGGTGGTCAAGGAGTCCGGGAACCACCGGGTGCACACGGTCGACGTGGGCACGCCGTACGCGCCGAAGAACCCCAGGGCCACCGAGTCGCTCGAGGTGCTGCGCGAGTGGCTGCCCCAGGCGCTGGACGAGGTCCCGGACGCCGAGAGCGCGGTGGGCGGCACGGTGGCCCAGAGCGCGGACTTCACGACCCATCTGGAGGAGCGCATGCCGTGGGTGGTGGGCTTCGTCCTGCTGCTCACCTTCGCCACCATGGCGGTGATCTTTCGCTCTCTGGCCGTGGCGGTGTCCGCGGTGCTGCTGAACCTGCTCTCCGCGGCGGCCTCGTTCGGTGTCCTGGTGGCGGTCTTCCAGCACACCTGGGCGGAGGGCCTGCTCGACTTCGACAGCACGGGCACGGTCGTGTCGTGGCTTCCGCTCTTCCTGTTCGTGGTGTTGTTCGGGCTGTCCATGGACTACCACGTGTTCGTGGTCAGCAGGATCCGGGAGATGGCGCAGGAGGGCGCCTCGGTGAAGGACTCCGTACGCGAGGGCATCACGCGCTCGGCGGGCGTCGTGACCAGTGCCGCGATCGTCATGGTGGCCGTGTTCTCGATCTTCGGCACCCTCAACGCGGTCGAGTTCAAGCAGCTGGGCGTGGGACTGGCGGCAGCGATCCTGCTGGATGCCGTGGTCATCCGGATCTTCGTGCTGCCGGCCCTGATGACGGCGCTGGGCTCGTGGAACTGGTGGCCGGGCGGCACGGGCCGGCGGCCCTCGGCCGTGCCGGCCCCGGGCGGGAACGAGCCCGAGACCGCGACCGCGGCCAAGGCCCCCTGA
- a CDS encoding alpha/beta fold hydrolase, translated as MPVVHVNGIQLHYDDTGAGEPVLMIQGTGGGRTVWELHQVPALTAVGFRVITFDNRGIPPTSECPGGFTLQDMVGDVAGLIEHLGIGPCRIVGTSLGAFIAQELALSRPDLVRQAVLMATRGRTDALRAAITRAEIDLYDAGLDLPVRYAAVMRALKSLSPRTLDDDAAMADWLDLFELSAGPGPGQRAQMEVSKLDRRLDAYRGIRVPCQVIAFADDLITPPHLAREVADAIPGARYELIDGCGHYGYLEDPAAVNKAIVEFFTGAAAR; from the coding sequence ATGCCGGTCGTGCACGTCAACGGAATACAGCTCCATTACGACGACACCGGGGCCGGTGAGCCGGTCCTGATGATCCAGGGAACCGGCGGCGGCCGCACCGTGTGGGAACTGCACCAGGTGCCCGCGCTCACCGCCGTCGGCTTCCGGGTGATCACCTTCGACAACCGGGGCATACCGCCGACGTCCGAGTGCCCCGGAGGCTTCACCCTCCAGGACATGGTCGGTGACGTGGCGGGGCTCATCGAGCACCTCGGGATCGGCCCCTGCCGGATCGTCGGCACATCCCTGGGCGCCTTCATCGCCCAGGAACTGGCCCTGTCCCGGCCCGATCTGGTGCGCCAGGCGGTCCTGATGGCCACCCGGGGCCGTACCGACGCGCTGCGGGCCGCGATCACCCGCGCCGAGATCGACCTGTACGACGCCGGGTTGGACCTCCCGGTCCGGTACGCCGCCGTCATGCGCGCCCTGAAGTCGCTGTCCCCGCGCACCCTCGACGACGACGCGGCGATGGCCGACTGGCTCGACCTGTTCGAACTGTCGGCCGGGCCCGGTCCCGGACAGCGGGCCCAGATGGAGGTGAGCAAGCTGGACCGCCGGCTCGACGCCTACCGCGGCATCCGGGTCCCCTGTCAGGTGATCGCCTTCGCCGACGACCTGATCACCCCTCCGCATCTGGCCCGCGAGGTCGCCGACGCCATTCCGGGAGCACGGTACGAACTCATCGACGGATGCGGCCACTACGGCTATCTGGAGGACCCGGCGGCGGTCAACAAGGCGATCGTGGAGTTCTTCACCGGGGCGGCGGCCCGCTGA
- a CDS encoding MbtH family protein, giving the protein MSTNPFEDPEGTYHVLVNDEGQHSLWPAFVEVPDGWRAVLTDATRDAALEYVNTHWTDMRPKSLIKAMEEAGAA; this is encoded by the coding sequence ATGAGCACCAACCCCTTCGAGGACCCCGAGGGCACCTATCACGTGCTCGTCAACGACGAGGGGCAGCACTCCCTGTGGCCGGCGTTCGTCGAGGTTCCGGACGGATGGCGCGCCGTCCTCACCGACGCGACGCGCGACGCGGCGCTCGAATACGTCAACACCCACTGGACCGATATGCGTCCCAAGAGCCTGATCAAGGCCATGGAAGAGGCCGGCGCGGCCTGA